From Camelina sativa cultivar DH55 chromosome 5, Cs, whole genome shotgun sequence:
GATGGATTGATAGTGACGTACGTGTTCATATGTTATTGGCGATAAAGTGATATAACTAAcgttgtgatgatgatgttttgaCCCATAGTGTCATGTGATCTAGAATCCTTTTactataaaacctttttaatgGTATACCATAAATGTTCGATGAGGACTAATGATATCATCTATTCTTGTATTAATCTACggaatatatatacttatactACCTTATTCTTATTTAAATTGTTGTTACCTGTTAGTGACCGAGTGCTTAGGTGCTGCTAATCAGTGCGGGTGGAGCTTAATTAACTATGGTAGAAATTGATTGTAGcatagtttaaactttaaagatagaaagatcttatataaaataagtaaaatgtCTAAGAAATGACATTGGCGTGCACAAGACTTTTCTTTGtcaatgatacaaaaaaaagataatcatGCTTTAATGTTTAATGCGTAAAAAACTATTTTACACTCTGATATATATCGGTCGATACTCAATACGCGTTTGCACTAAAAACATCCATCATCCATGGGAAACTTTTGACCTCTATAGATCATAAGCTGTTTAGAAAATTAGAGTATCAAGTATAACTGGATCATACGTTGATAAGCTTGTAGATTCAATTATTTAACGTTCTACGTACAATATGTGATGGGGACTATTTTAGCAACGATTACGCTTTCAAAACTAAAAGAACTTGTATCATCTTGTGACTCGTGTACATAGAATTTTCAGACTAATCCATATATGTGTCGTATACAATTATATATGTGTCGTTCAATTAAAAGGCTTTATCCCTAACTCATACCCTCGAACAAAGTTAAAGCCTTTGTGATAAAGTATATAACACGgcagtgatatatatatatataccagaaTGTATAATGATGTAGTTTTTTCTTGTTCATTTTATAGATATGATTTATGGAAAATAAGGAAGTTTCGGCGAAGACgaagttatttaaaatttagtgcGCGTAGAAAATGACATGATGAacttgcttctttctcttttgtagactggtagttaaaaaaaaaaaaaaggaaggagcCGCGTAGGTCATAATGCAATTGTCTCGTTCTCTTTATCGATTTTGTTATGCTTCTTATTGGCCTATTCCAAATCCCATGGTATTGCCAATTTCGTATTATTAACATAAATTTCTAATAATCCAACGTTTGTTATACTCTAAGGAATTGTTATATGATATGCTTGAGTATTATAGATTGTTATAAAATCCTttcatttccaaaaaaataacaaaaagattgtCCATACAAGATCTATCCTAGTAGCGTACGTTGAACCGAAAGAGTACGTAGATACTAAATCCATCATAATGCATGTAGAACCTAGATCGTAACTCGCTAATCCGAATCCTAACCAGTTTCGATGTAGActctaataaaaaattttacataactttCATAATCGTAATTTGTATATAATGAATGAATCATTGATATTCAAAGGTTCTCAAAGGTTCTAAAGCGGGGTCACGCACGGTAAATGGAGTAACCCAACAAATGGAGTAACCCAAGTGGGGAAACATCATCGTATGTTCATTATTAGTTTCGTCCTTATCTAATAAAGTCGGATCAGACTTTTCAgtgtcatttaattttttgaaatattttttctgtCGTTATAGAATCTTTTTACTCTTCGAAAAATACAGGTGATGAAAACTAAAAACAGTTGACATaagacagatatatatatatttttttataacgtCGTACTTTACTTTATTAACATGAAAGAGATAATATCAAATACAATTACAACAAAGAAAATTATCAATAACCCAGCGTTTAGTTTCACTTGTTCGGAGTAAGACAATTAATTACATTAACCTAAAAGAAGATAAGACACAGAGCTAAAATTCAGGATGACATGAAATTTATTGATCCAAAATGCAAACAGTGTATAAATTTGCTAATTATTGGGCTTGAAAAAAGCAAGTTTTTTAaatctcgatttttttttcctttttcttttgaagtcTCTCTGTTTCCTTAAAATCTAATTGcagtataaaaaaataaaaaatgaagtaGAGAACTAGAACTTCAAAATCGAAAATGTCCTTTACCacacaaaccctaaaattcCAACATATCagaagacagaaaaaaaatcaaactatcGAATTAGTGGTTTTGAAACCTAAAAGTTGTGGTTTTGAATTAAAACTTGGTTTTGTGAAATATTCCTCATaatcatatactgtatatataatatgtacgTCTGAGTTCTTCTGAAACATAAAGTGCGtcataataataaacaattttcaactacaattttaattatactTCATGAAAACACGAGCGATTAAACAAGAAATaagaatgtttttatttttgtcttcctTGGAAGATATAGAAACACAAACTTCACTGATCGTTTATTAACTAAACTTGTCTTCATAAGTTTGCAAAAGAGAAGCCGTGTTTCATAAGCCAGTACCTCTCTATCACCTCCGGCGTACGCCCCGGGATCCTGCCGGCTATCAACGACCACCTAATCGCCACGTGCTATATTATTAGTTAATCACGAAACTAGCCCTTTTTAAATACATGCTTACAAACAATACATAACTTTTGGTTTGAAGCaagattttattaatatgaaacTCTTTTGATTTGAAATGTTTTGAAACTATTTCTatgtaaaaatgtttatttttcttttgaatataatttaacattagattaaaaaaaaaaaaaactttggatgaaaacaaatgaaacagtgAGGAGATGAGCACTGAGCACATGCACAGAGATAATTTAATTAACCTGTCACCAACAAGTTTATACATCCGAAAaatgagatcttcttcttcttctgacatAGTCACAGCCTTCCACTCGATGCTAGTCACCTCTGCCAACACAAACGATATATTAGGCTTCgaataaagagaaaaatttaccaaaaaaagaagagaaaacgtACGTAAACCTTCGGAACGAGACGCATAGGTCGTCTTTCTATGAATCCACCGACGGTTATCCATTTCCGGCTTGTCGGGAAATTAACTTGTCGTTGCTCGTTGTGGAGTTGTTCAAGACATGtgtatataaagaaaagataTACCAAAACTGAAATATATAATAGCTTCCTTGTGCGCGTTACAAAGGATATATAGAGGGAAGGTGGGAAATTAAATCCTTGGACTGGACCATGACCATTAGGTCACAGTTGTCGACTTACGtactaatatgtttttatttttttagctcGCTTGTCTTGGTGTGATATTATGAATCAATACAACAAggttattaataatttagattTATTGAGTGAAGATTAGTTATAACTAACAACAAGATTAGTTGTAATTTACAGGCAACAACCTTGATTCAATATATAGGTGTTATAACGAAAGCTTTCTCTACAATGGAAAAATGTGGATTTTGGAAAGTCACaataatttaatcatttttctgTATTACAGAGAcatcatatttttctaaaagtatagttttaatcttttttccttcttagtTAGTAGTTTCCTCTCATAAACTTGATACATGCATCGCTTTTAAAAATTTCGAGAATATAATTTCACAGCAATGCATAAAGATggtattttatttcaaaatgtgttatatattattaatcaagatttctttaatttaaaaatcttaatattattaatcaagatttctttaatttaaaaatcttaatttgGTCGAATTTTTTATCTAGTCTATTTTCTACCTGAAGGTAAATTTCTTATTATAAGTAATCTATGATTAATATAGATTTACATTCTTAGCTTCTCCATTAGAAATGTAACATTTtttaatcaatcaataaattcgATTTGACCATATTAGTCTAATGTGGCacgaaacaaatcaatgatataaACAGAGTTCTATAAAGTTTCcccagattttttttctttagcaaTACAGTATATATAGTGCTAAACTATGGTAATTTGTGGTTCAAAAttttctatacatatatatatatatatatatatatatatatatatatcaaataaacttatCATTTATGATTAAAATGAGCCATTATACAGCCTCCAAAATGATCAAGTGGACacttattacttattagatgGTCACATAGATGAGAGTCTGAGACAGAATGTCATCCTATTATAAGTTCGCATCAGGAATTCAGGACCATGAGTTTTcatcgataaaaaaaaaacaaaaaaaaaattgtcatcgACAAACTATTTATGATGAATCGATGATGATAGTACCGGGTTAGGTGTTCGccattttcaaattatttacaaTGATCATTAAGTTGATGTTACCGGTATAGTACTATGTTAGATTATTTATTTCAACTacttaataattaatatatatcgACAACTACTtaataacatattaattaataattaattaataattaatatgttagaTTATTTATTTCAACTACTTAATTCGAAGGAAAGGAACCTTCGAATTCATACCGGAATCTCCAGGCCATTTCAACTTATCATCAAGGAGATTCAGCTAATTCTCAGGGCTCGTCTCAATCCTCTCTCAGTGACACGAAGCTCCAATAACCCGGGGGATTCTCTTCTGTGTACCTGGTTTGCCTTATTCCAACCCTCCTAGTGTTGTTGGGTGTCTTCGTCCCCTCGCATTCCCTCCCAGTCAGGGTAAACGTTCTTCATTATCTCCCTTCCTTAATCGCAAAGGTAAGCTGTCTCTTCCTTTTTTCATTACTGTAGTATTGGGCCTGCGTGCTTTTTGGGCTTTAAGCCTTGTAACAATACTTATTAATATTATcgaaaatttaaagtaaaaaaaaaaaaaaatatatatatatatatatatatatatatcgacaAAAAAGAAAGGACATGGTCACAAATACGAAATATTCTAATTAccttgtattctttttttttaacgtatGGGTGTAACTAAACTAGTGAGTTTGGGGTGGGGCTAAAGAATAAGGTGGAGAATCCTAACAAGTACATTATTTTGGGTCCGGCACCTAAAACTATTTATTTCTCATGCTCAAAAATTAAGTCATGAAAACCTTTGGAGATGATTAATAAGGATCGGATTAGCAAAGAAAACATTTGCGGATGATCTTCTTCAGTCAGAACTTAAACTGACCTTTGGCgtaattttctagttttttccttacaaatatttttgtgtatgaactTTAATACTCAAGAGGCTGTAAAAAGAAACTGTATACATACTTGTAAAGTAACTGTAAACTATATCCTTATTCTATAAGTCACAAGTAAATTCTCAATTAACTGTCGCTCTCTCCATCTGACACCTGTTTTAAGTCTCAAATTATCATCTTTCacaattttaattttgcttaacaaatttcattttaaaagaaaaaaaaaacatttattttacttttgcgacataaaaaataaaatacaaaagattaaaactgCTACACCTCTTCTCCCACGATCTCCACTTCGCCTTAATTCGCTCAATTATGGAACAACAAGCTGATTTCATACAAaagctctcaatctcttccttttctcATCCCTCTTTCTGCTTCCTTTAATCGGGTACTAGAACTAAACCTCTATTctgaatttagggttttaatagcttcttcttctatttgtaTTCAATCGATTTTCTTATGATATAGGTTttaaaagctttcttcttctgtaattCTGTTTGTATTCAATCAAATTGATTTAGGTTTCTaatagctttcttcttctgtttgtattccttatataaaaattacgACACAAAAGGATTACTTCTCTTCAACAACTGCTTCGACTCCCGCACGACCACGATTCCCACAACATGATATCATACAAAAGCTTCAGTATCTCTTCCTTTCCTATTTCCGGTTTCCTCCAACTTTTccgggtaatttttttttaagttcttacATGTTCTGATTGTAGGGTTTCATCAATcacatatctcttcttcttgcaatTTACGAACTCTGATTTCTGGTATATTTTGTTCAACATTGCTTAATCAATCAATATCTATGTCTCCTCAAATTCtctgtttatattttaacaacAGGAACAAGTTTGATAAAGAACTTGCATTATATAAAACAGATTcataactttaattttatttagtctGTTATCCAAGTGTTTGTAGTCTGTTATTGAAGTGTTTTCTATTTCAAAATCTTTCAGTTTACATGGTTGGCGGTTCCAGCACCACAACACCGGACCACAATGACACTTCTCCCTTCCTCTGTCTTCCAATCTTCGTTTCTTCTACAAGTTCTTTAGTTTGCTACTGAAGTTTCAAGGAATTTTGGGTGTTTTATGTCATTTATGTA
This genomic window contains:
- the LOC104699722 gene encoding transcription factor CPC isoform X1: MDNRRWIHRKTTYASRSEGLQVTSIEWKAVTMSEEEEDLIFRMYKLVGDRWSLIAGRIPGRTPEVIERYWLMKHGFSFANL
- the LOC104699722 gene encoding transcription factor CPC isoform X2; the protein is MDNRRWIHRKTTYASRSEEVTSIEWKAVTMSEEEEDLIFRMYKLVGDRWSLIAGRIPGRTPEVIERYWLMKHGFSFANL